From the genome of Colwellia psychrerythraea 34H, one region includes:
- a CDS encoding 3-oxoacid CoA-transferase subunit B, with the protein MSQLTEQQNLETTTQVGWNREQMAQRCAQDIEDGSYVNLGIGIPEKVAQYVPDGREVIYHTENGLLGMGNSPSDEEFDADLINAGKKAITAIPGASYFHHGDSFAMIRGNHIDVCVLGAMQVSMKGDLANWSTGAVDAIPAVGGAMDLVAGVKTIYIITQHTTKNGAAKILPECTFPLTGQQVVNRIYSDLCVIDVTANGLVLIELAPGISFDYVQERTGVALLNGLTQKDEVANNKTVNSSNKPVRSTQYKAKQ; encoded by the coding sequence ATGAGCCAACTAACAGAACAACAAAACCTTGAAACCACGACACAAGTTGGCTGGAACCGAGAACAAATGGCGCAACGCTGTGCACAAGATATTGAAGATGGCAGCTATGTAAACCTTGGCATAGGTATTCCAGAAAAAGTCGCTCAATATGTTCCTGATGGCAGAGAAGTTATCTATCACACAGAAAACGGTTTACTTGGCATGGGAAATTCTCCCAGCGATGAAGAGTTTGATGCTGATTTAATCAATGCCGGTAAAAAAGCAATAACAGCTATTCCTGGTGCTTCATATTTTCATCATGGTGATAGCTTTGCCATGATCCGCGGCAATCATATAGATGTTTGTGTGCTAGGTGCTATGCAAGTTTCAATGAAAGGCGATTTAGCCAATTGGTCAACCGGCGCTGTTGATGCAATTCCCGCCGTGGGCGGTGCTATGGACTTAGTGGCGGGTGTTAAAACCATCTACATTATTACCCAACACACTACCAAAAATGGGGCAGCTAAAATATTACCTGAATGTACTTTCCCGCTCACCGGACAACAAGTTGTTAATCGTATTTATAGCGATTTATGTGTCATTGATGTCACAGCAAACGGTTTAGTACTTATAGAGCTAGCGCCCGGTATTAGCTTTGATTACGTACAAGAACGTACAGGGGTAGCGCTACTTAATGGGCTGACTCAAAAAGATGAAGTTGCAAATAATAAAACCGTTAATAGCTCTAATAAGCCAGTCAGAAGTACACAGTATAAGGCGAAGCAGTAA
- a CDS encoding sodium-dependent transporter yields MTTASSRDSFHSRLGFVLAAAGAAIGLGNIWAFPTQAANNGGGAFLVVYLVVTFLLALPALYAEIYIGNQAQTNPVSALANACGKRFNKLGHSAGIIGIIGAMMMLSFYTIVAGWMLSHALASLAELVGLLDLSHWLSTSSTLRNVIFTPIFIVLGAAIVHQGVHSGIERWSARLMPMLLVMLFGLIIYILQQDGAKEGLTLYLVPDFSQVTEPKLIISAMGQAFFSLAIGVGAMMAYGSYMPKGQSVGKLVLSITLLDTFIAFIAGLLIIPALFVAQHSGQEVFVDGHLIGEGQLIFNILPTLFSSMGGMGLLVSFAFFSLLSIAALTSTISSTEVPVAYLIEDKAMTRKRATWLVSGLVFIASMFLIAFFEQLFGLVIQLLTTILQPLMSLFYFIVIGWLWKRGNQLTDIAQLNKHMSLKLLGFYLRFICPILLVVVFINVAF; encoded by the coding sequence ATGACCACAGCTTCTTCTCGCGATTCTTTTCATTCTCGTCTTGGTTTTGTTCTCGCTGCAGCAGGTGCTGCTATAGGTTTAGGCAATATTTGGGCGTTCCCTACTCAGGCGGCAAATAATGGCGGTGGTGCTTTTTTAGTTGTTTATTTAGTGGTGACTTTTTTACTTGCTTTGCCTGCACTTTATGCAGAAATTTATATTGGCAATCAAGCACAAACTAACCCTGTTTCCGCCTTAGCTAACGCATGTGGTAAGCGCTTTAATAAACTCGGACACTCTGCTGGCATCATAGGGATTATTGGTGCGATGATGATGCTCAGTTTTTATACCATAGTAGCCGGTTGGATGTTGTCGCATGCGCTAGCGTCATTAGCTGAATTAGTTGGTTTACTGGATTTATCGCATTGGCTATCGACCTCAAGCACGCTGCGAAATGTAATATTTACGCCCATATTTATCGTGCTAGGTGCTGCTATCGTTCATCAAGGCGTTCACAGTGGCATAGAGCGTTGGTCTGCGCGATTAATGCCAATGTTATTAGTGATGTTGTTTGGTTTAATCATTTACATCTTACAGCAAGATGGTGCGAAAGAAGGTTTGACGCTTTATTTAGTCCCTGATTTTAGTCAAGTCACTGAGCCAAAATTGATTATTTCGGCCATGGGGCAAGCATTTTTCTCACTCGCTATTGGTGTTGGCGCTATGATGGCTTATGGCTCATATATGCCTAAAGGACAAAGTGTAGGTAAGTTAGTATTATCGATAACGTTACTTGATACCTTTATTGCTTTTATTGCTGGTTTACTGATTATCCCTGCTCTCTTTGTCGCTCAACATAGTGGACAAGAAGTTTTTGTAGACGGTCATCTCATTGGTGAAGGGCAACTTATTTTTAATATTTTACCAACCTTATTTAGCTCTATGGGAGGCATGGGATTACTTGTTTCTTTTGCTTTTTTCTCACTGTTATCAATTGCAGCCCTTACCTCAACAATTTCATCAACTGAAGTGCCCGTTGCTTATCTCATTGAAGATAAAGCGATGACAAGAAAACGTGCAACTTGGTTAGTCTCTGGGTTAGTATTTATTGCCAGTATGTTTCTCATTGCCTTTTTTGAGCAACTATTTGGCTTAGTGATCCAGCTCTTAACTACTATTTTACAACCCCTAATGTCATTGTTTTACTTCATCGTTATTGGTTGGTTGTGGAAACGAGGGAATCAACTTACCGATATTGCTCAGTTAAATAAACACATGTCACTAAAATTACTTGGCTTTTATTTACGCTTTATCTGCCCAATTCTTTTAGTGGTAGTCTTTATTAATGTGGCTTTTTAA
- a CDS encoding MBL fold metallo-hydrolase: MLKHEIIPVTPFEQNCTLFWCSDTKKAAVVDPGGDIEKIKAGITKHGLTLEKILITHAHIDHAGATDDLANHYDVLIEGPHKEDQFWIDGIEDQKQRFGGAFSYAKKFTPNRFLDQGDTVSFGNIVMEVYFCPGHTPGHVVFFHRESKLAQVGDVLFSGSIGRTDFPRGDHATLINSIRKNLFLLGDDVRFIPGHGPMSTFGQERRSNPHVSDAAVGMR, translated from the coding sequence ATGTTGAAGCATGAAATTATTCCGGTAACCCCTTTTGAGCAAAACTGTACTTTATTTTGGTGTAGTGACACTAAAAAAGCTGCGGTAGTGGACCCTGGTGGTGATATCGAAAAAATTAAAGCGGGTATTACCAAACATGGCTTAACACTTGAAAAGATTCTAATTACGCATGCACATATTGATCATGCGGGTGCAACTGATGATCTTGCAAACCACTACGATGTGCTGATAGAAGGCCCACACAAAGAAGATCAGTTCTGGATAGATGGAATTGAAGATCAAAAGCAACGCTTTGGTGGTGCTTTCTCTTATGCGAAAAAATTTACGCCAAACCGTTTTTTAGATCAAGGTGATACCGTTAGTTTTGGTAATATTGTTATGGAAGTGTATTTTTGTCCGGGTCATACACCTGGGCATGTTGTGTTCTTTCATCGTGAGTCAAAACTTGCCCAAGTTGGCGATGTGCTATTTAGTGGCTCAATAGGGCGCACTGACTTTCCTCGTGGCGATCATGCAACGCTGATTAATTCTATTCGTAAAAATTTATTCCTTTTAGGTGATGATGTTCGTTTTATCCCTGGACATGGCCCAATGAGTACTTTTGGGCAAGAGCGCCGCAGTAATCCTCATGTAAGTGATGCTGCGGTAGGGATGAGATAA
- a CDS encoding aspartate aminotransferase family protein, translating into MANKSEKLFNKALKVLPGGVSRNTIFRKPYPFYADKGEGCYVTDVEGVTRIDFANNMASLIHGHAYPAIVDAVTEQLAKGSCFTMATEAEVNYAQLLCDRVPSFDKIRFVNSGTEAVMAMLKASRAYTGKAKIAKVEGAYHGAYDYAEVSQTATPNNWGELDKPNSIPVAVGTPPKALEDVVVIPFNDPERAIKILDQHKDDIACILVDLLPHRVGLIPASNAFINALHQWTRDNKSLLVFDEVITFRTNYSGAQQNYDVAPDLTAMGKVIGGGFPAGALAGCDKVMKVLDPTEPKVLLPHSGTFSANPITMTAGLAAMKDFDQAAVTKLNQLASYAREAITQAMSDVGIKACVTGAGSMFRIHLKAQPPKNYRDGYVDKKESQLITKLLDHLFDNGIMMINTCTATLSTAMTKKEIDHLVCALKDGFELIKPEMA; encoded by the coding sequence ATGGCAAATAAAAGCGAAAAACTATTTAACAAAGCGCTGAAAGTATTACCTGGAGGTGTTAGTCGTAATACCATTTTTAGAAAACCCTATCCATTTTACGCTGACAAAGGTGAAGGTTGTTATGTTACCGATGTAGAAGGTGTTACGCGCATCGACTTTGCTAATAACATGGCGTCATTAATTCATGGTCACGCCTACCCGGCAATTGTTGATGCCGTAACAGAGCAACTCGCTAAAGGCAGTTGTTTTACCATGGCAACTGAAGCTGAGGTTAACTATGCTCAGCTTTTATGCGATCGAGTACCTAGCTTCGATAAAATTAGGTTTGTAAATTCGGGAACCGAAGCGGTTATGGCAATGTTAAAAGCATCACGTGCCTATACAGGTAAAGCTAAAATAGCCAAAGTTGAAGGTGCTTACCATGGTGCATACGATTATGCTGAAGTAAGCCAAACAGCAACCCCAAATAATTGGGGTGAACTTGATAAACCAAATAGCATTCCTGTAGCGGTAGGTACTCCGCCAAAAGCATTAGAAGATGTTGTAGTGATCCCTTTTAATGATCCTGAGCGAGCGATTAAAATCTTAGATCAACACAAAGATGACATTGCCTGTATTTTAGTTGATTTATTACCTCATCGTGTTGGTTTAATTCCCGCCAGCAATGCATTTATTAATGCATTACATCAGTGGACTCGTGATAATAAATCACTGTTAGTATTCGATGAAGTCATTACCTTTAGAACTAATTACAGTGGTGCCCAACAAAACTATGATGTTGCGCCAGATTTAACCGCGATGGGAAAAGTAATTGGTGGTGGTTTCCCTGCAGGCGCTTTAGCAGGTTGTGATAAGGTGATGAAAGTCCTCGATCCAACTGAGCCTAAGGTTTTATTACCCCACTCAGGTACTTTCTCGGCTAATCCAATTACCATGACAGCAGGTTTAGCCGCCATGAAAGACTTTGATCAAGCAGCCGTTACCAAACTGAATCAACTTGCCAGTTATGCAAGAGAAGCGATTACACAGGCGATGTCTGATGTAGGCATTAAGGCATGTGTGACTGGCGCAGGTAGTATGTTTAGAATACACCTCAAAGCACAGCCGCCTAAAAACTACCGTGACGGCTATGTTGATAAAAAAGAAAGCCAATTAATCACTAAATTACTCGATCATTTATTCGATAATGGCATTATGATGATAAATACTTGCACTGCAACGTTATCAACCGCCATGACTAAAAAAGAAATAGATCATTTAGTCTGTGCATTAAAAGATGGCTTTGAACTGATAAAACCAGAAATGGCATAA
- the pcaF gene encoding 3-oxoadipyl-CoA thiolase, which produces MKDVYICDGVRTPIGKYAGALSSVRADDLAAIPLKALKDRNPTLDLTQVDDVILGCANQAGEDNRNVSRMALLLAGYPTQVAGCTINRLCGSGMNAIAMATNAIKAGEADMLIAGGVESMSRAPMVMAKAEAAFSRSAELFDTTLGWRFVNQKLHTAYGTDSMPETAENVAEQFNISREAQDKFAFASQSKAKAAQEDGRFAEEIVPVVIAKRRGDDVIVEKDEHLRLSPLDKLASLKAPFREGGSVTAGNTSGVNDGAAAVILASKEAALANGLTPKARILGSAVIGVTPEIMGIGPAPASAKLLKRLGLSIDDMDIIEFNEAFAAQALASARELGLKDDDARLNPQGGAIALGHPLGMSGTRLLITATKQLERSGKRYALCAMCVGVGQGIAMVIERYSEKYSENTQ; this is translated from the coding sequence ATGAAAGACGTATATATCTGTGACGGCGTACGCACGCCAATTGGAAAATATGCTGGTGCTTTATCATCAGTGCGCGCCGATGACCTAGCGGCTATTCCACTTAAAGCATTAAAAGACAGAAACCCAACATTAGACTTAACCCAAGTAGACGATGTTATTTTGGGCTGTGCCAACCAGGCAGGTGAAGACAATCGCAACGTCTCTCGTATGGCACTTTTATTAGCAGGCTATCCAACTCAAGTCGCTGGTTGCACCATTAACCGTTTATGTGGCTCAGGTATGAATGCTATTGCGATGGCAACAAATGCGATTAAAGCTGGCGAGGCGGATATGTTAATTGCAGGCGGTGTCGAAAGCATGTCGCGCGCACCTATGGTAATGGCTAAAGCTGAAGCGGCTTTTTCACGCAGTGCTGAATTATTCGATACAACATTAGGCTGGCGCTTTGTTAATCAAAAACTGCACACCGCCTATGGCACAGACTCTATGCCTGAAACGGCAGAAAATGTGGCTGAGCAATTTAACATTAGTCGTGAAGCTCAAGACAAATTCGCTTTTGCTAGTCAAAGTAAAGCAAAAGCCGCACAAGAAGACGGCCGATTTGCCGAAGAAATAGTCCCTGTGGTTATTGCAAAACGTCGCGGTGATGATGTCATTGTTGAAAAAGATGAACATTTACGTCTTAGCCCGTTAGATAAACTAGCAAGCCTCAAAGCCCCCTTTCGAGAAGGAGGCTCAGTCACTGCAGGTAATACTTCTGGCGTAAATGATGGTGCTGCAGCGGTTATTCTCGCGAGTAAAGAAGCGGCTTTAGCAAATGGCTTAACACCAAAAGCGAGAATACTTGGCTCTGCTGTTATTGGTGTTACTCCTGAAATTATGGGTATTGGCCCCGCGCCAGCGAGTGCCAAACTATTAAAACGTTTAGGCCTTAGTATTGATGATATGGACATTATTGAGTTCAACGAAGCTTTTGCTGCACAGGCACTTGCCAGTGCGCGTGAATTGGGTCTTAAAGATGATGATGCACGTTTAAACCCACAAGGCGGCGCCATTGCGCTGGGTCATCCATTAGGCATGAGTGGCACACGTTTATTAATTACGGCAACGAAGCAGCTTGAGCGCAGTGGTAAACGTTATGCTCTCTGCGCTATGTGTGTTGGTGTTGGCCAAGGCATTGCGATGGTCATTGAGCGATATAGTGAAAAATACAGTGAGAATACACAGTAA
- a CDS encoding ion transporter, translated as MGLLVVKAQRQLRKIDNSKVFQGVVIAVILLSALLIGAKTHNLSSNVVAILLLMDVAVTVFFAIEISIRYLACPQKKNFFKSGWNIFDTVIVIGSLVPSGGSGVLLARLLRVFRVLRLVSMVPELRLLINALLKAIPRMGYIALLMFVIFYIYAAIGSMYFHSINEVLWGDVSISMLTLFRVATFEDWTDVMYETMAVHPLSWIYYLTFIFLTAFIFLNMMVGTVLEVMSQEHEQFRAEQHGESGDGGEPASRAQIDKLESEIAEIKALLLAKT; from the coding sequence ATGGGGCTTTTGGTAGTCAAGGCTCAGCGCCAACTTAGAAAAATAGATAACAGCAAAGTATTTCAAGGTGTTGTCATTGCGGTTATTTTATTATCTGCGTTATTGATTGGCGCAAAAACACATAATCTATCCTCTAACGTAGTCGCTATTTTATTGCTTATGGATGTAGCGGTGACTGTATTTTTTGCTATAGAGATATCTATTCGTTATTTAGCGTGTCCCCAGAAAAAGAACTTCTTTAAAAGTGGCTGGAATATTTTTGATACGGTTATTGTTATTGGTAGCTTAGTTCCATCAGGTGGCTCAGGTGTGCTACTCGCTCGATTATTGCGAGTCTTTCGTGTTCTGCGTTTAGTATCCATGGTGCCAGAATTACGCTTACTGATTAATGCATTACTAAAAGCGATACCTCGTATGGGGTATATCGCGCTGCTTATGTTTGTAATTTTCTATATTTATGCCGCAATCGGTAGCATGTACTTTCACTCAATTAACGAAGTGTTATGGGGTGATGTTTCCATCTCTATGTTGACCTTATTTCGTGTTGCCACTTTTGAAGATTGGACCGATGTTATGTACGAAACCATGGCTGTACATCCACTAAGCTGGATTTATTATTTAACTTTTATCTTTTTAACCGCCTTTATCTTTTTAAATATGATGGTGGGTACGGTATTAGAAGTGATGAGTCAAGAACATGAGCAGTTTCGTGCAGAGCAACACGGTGAAAGTGGAGATGGCGGTGAGCCCGCTAGTCGCGCACAAATTGATAAATTAGAAAGTGAAATAGCAGAAATTAAAGCACTCTTGTTAGCCAAAACCTAA
- a CDS encoding substrate-binding periplasmic protein, with product MIKILCRLLLFSLLCSSSLIMAEQDLKIGIGNFAPFLDEEDNQGVFLELTEEIFKQLPRYNVQFIYMSNNRLLHEINSGQRIDVACNIFSNSSVKGFLSSPVFRYTDVAVSKNSAKIKVNQISDLQDFSIAAYQGAKEMLGDDYKKMALANPHYSEHSKPDETTYMMVAGEKDIRIGDIHIFLNDLADKRYINEDKIAAKDFTIHRLWPDVYSHMAFKDEMLRDSVNKVIKELTANGTIEAIYRKHR from the coding sequence ATGATTAAAATATTATGCCGTTTGCTCTTATTTTCACTATTATGTTCATCCAGTTTGATAATGGCTGAGCAAGACTTAAAGATAGGTATTGGCAATTTTGCACCTTTTCTTGATGAAGAAGATAATCAAGGTGTGTTTCTTGAACTGACCGAAGAAATATTTAAGCAATTACCAAGATATAATGTGCAGTTTATCTATATGAGTAACAATAGATTGTTACATGAAATCAATTCAGGACAACGAATTGATGTTGCCTGCAATATTTTCTCAAACTCATCAGTTAAAGGCTTTTTATCCTCGCCTGTTTTCCGTTATACCGATGTCGCAGTGTCAAAAAATTCAGCAAAAATTAAGGTTAACCAAATTTCCGATTTACAAGATTTCTCTATTGCTGCCTATCAGGGGGCTAAAGAAATGCTTGGTGACGATTATAAAAAAATGGCTCTTGCTAATCCTCATTACAGTGAGCATTCAAAGCCAGATGAGACTACTTATATGATGGTTGCTGGTGAGAAAGATATTCGTATCGGAGATATACATATTTTTCTAAATGACTTAGCAGATAAACGTTATATAAATGAAGATAAAATAGCAGCGAAAGACTTTACCATACATAGATTATGGCCAGACGTTTACTCACACATGGCTTTTAAAGATGAGATGCTACGAGACTCCGTTAACAAGGTAATCAAAGAATTAACGGCTAATGGTACGATAGAGGCCATTTACCGTAAACATCGCTAG
- the rmuC gene encoding DNA recombination protein RmuC, producing the protein MNFSIEPQHLLPLALTLALVFFLMLIWVLFRLSSIKNAVLTQNSEQEERVQALLSQHFSEQLLHLQQNYQHVNQQQLSQAHDKQQLQLSNNIEQQMADLRIKLMRQINELQTQLATNQSQSLDQVINHLNNTGQANREELAKTLAQSSDQMSKRIDGLTLATDKRLQEISGQVEKRLAEGFEKTTKTFSDILQRLALIDDAQKKITELSTNVVSLQEVLNDKRSRGAFGEVQLNSLIRNVLPEQSFKLQHTLSNGKIADCVLFLPKPTGNVVVDSKFPLENYRKMVDFETHEAERKSAMRQFKIDIKKHINDISDKYLIDNETADGAIMFIPAEAIFAEIHGHQSDLVEYANKKRVWLTSPTTLMAILTTARSVLKDEATRQQIHIIQAHLSDLAQDFSRFKGRFANLARHIDQAATDVKQIHTSADKISTRFEKIEQVDLSEKESLELLD; encoded by the coding sequence ATGAACTTTTCCATAGAGCCACAACACCTTTTACCACTCGCACTCACATTAGCATTAGTATTTTTCTTAATGCTGATATGGGTGTTATTTCGATTAAGCAGCATCAAAAATGCAGTGCTAACACAAAATTCTGAGCAAGAAGAGCGTGTTCAAGCATTATTAAGCCAACATTTTTCAGAACAATTGTTACATTTACAGCAAAATTATCAACATGTTAACCAACAACAGTTATCACAAGCCCATGATAAGCAACAACTGCAGTTATCGAATAATATTGAACAGCAAATGGCTGATTTACGTATCAAGCTCATGCGGCAAATTAACGAATTACAAACTCAACTTGCCACCAATCAAAGCCAATCATTAGATCAGGTGATTAATCATCTAAATAATACGGGTCAAGCTAACCGAGAAGAGTTGGCTAAAACACTGGCACAAAGTAGTGATCAAATGAGTAAACGTATAGATGGTTTGACCCTAGCGACCGATAAACGTTTACAAGAGATTAGTGGTCAAGTAGAAAAACGCTTGGCTGAGGGGTTTGAAAAAACCACCAAAACCTTTAGTGATATTTTACAACGTTTGGCGTTAATTGATGACGCGCAGAAGAAAATTACTGAATTATCTACCAACGTAGTTAGCTTGCAAGAAGTACTCAATGATAAGCGCTCACGGGGCGCCTTTGGTGAAGTACAATTAAATAGCTTGATTAGAAATGTATTGCCGGAACAAAGCTTTAAACTTCAACATACGCTATCAAACGGTAAAATTGCCGATTGTGTGCTCTTTTTACCTAAACCAACGGGTAACGTTGTTGTTGACTCTAAATTCCCATTAGAAAACTATCGAAAAATGGTGGATTTTGAAACCCATGAGGCAGAGCGAAAATCAGCTATGCGCCAATTTAAAATAGATATCAAAAAACACATTAATGATATTAGTGATAAGTATTTGATTGATAACGAAACAGCTGATGGCGCTATTATGTTTATTCCTGCAGAAGCGATTTTTGCTGAGATCCATGGTCACCAAAGTGATCTCGTAGAATATGCTAATAAGAAACGCGTTTGGCTGACATCGCCCACGACCTTAATGGCAATATTAACAACCGCACGCTCGGTACTTAAAGATGAGGCGACGCGACAGCAAATTCATATTATTCAGGCACATTTGTCCGATTTAGCGCAAGACTTTAGTCGCTTTAAAGGTCGCTTTGCTAACCTTGCTAGGCATATAGATCAGGCGGCAACGGATGTGAAACAAATACATACCTCGGCAGATAAAATATCTACCCGTTTTGAGAAAATAGAGCAGGTGGATCTCAGTGAAAAAGAATCTTTAGAATTGCTTGACTAA
- a CDS encoding IclR family transcriptional regulator domain-containing protein — protein sequence MSKQEQEKHDGDQVMIKSTEIVQSLLKGLVVIQAFDQQRPTMTLSEVATATGYTRAAARRFLLTLVSEGYAKQEGKQFSLTAKILKLGFSYLASQDVWQSAKPLMQQLVEQLNESCSAAVLDGEDVVYVGRVATTKRIMSVSLNVGTRLPAFATSLGRVLLADLKDEVLNDFLTTCRIEQYTAFTLTNKAELAAEITRVNQQGYSLVEQELELGLTSISVPVRNQAGKVLGALSISTHISQTTRQQVLTTILPTLKACAAAIEQLTY from the coding sequence ATGTCAAAGCAAGAACAAGAAAAACATGATGGTGATCAAGTTATGATCAAATCAACCGAAATTGTACAATCATTACTCAAAGGTTTGGTGGTGATTCAGGCCTTTGATCAACAAAGACCCACGATGACCTTGTCTGAAGTTGCGACCGCTACAGGTTATACGCGCGCAGCAGCAAGACGATTTCTACTAACCTTAGTTAGTGAAGGTTATGCTAAGCAAGAGGGAAAGCAGTTTTCGTTAACGGCGAAAATACTCAAGTTGGGTTTTTCATACCTTGCTTCTCAAGATGTTTGGCAAAGCGCAAAACCTTTGATGCAACAGTTAGTTGAGCAACTTAATGAGTCTTGCTCGGCAGCGGTATTAGACGGTGAAGATGTTGTCTACGTTGGGCGGGTTGCTACCACTAAACGCATCATGTCTGTTAGTTTAAATGTAGGTACTCGCTTACCGGCATTTGCAACCTCATTAGGTCGTGTACTGTTAGCGGACCTGAAAGATGAAGTATTAAATGACTTTTTAACAACCTGTCGCATAGAGCAATATACTGCCTTCACCCTTACTAACAAGGCGGAATTAGCCGCAGAAATTACACGGGTAAATCAGCAAGGTTATTCTTTGGTAGAACAAGAATTAGAGCTGGGCTTAACCTCTATTTCTGTCCCCGTACGAAATCAAGCAGGAAAAGTGCTTGGTGCGTTAAGTATCAGCACGCATATTTCTCAAACAACGAGACAGCAAGTATTAACGACCATTTTGCCCACGCTAAAAGCCTGTGCGGCTGCTATTGAACAGCTAACTTATTAA
- a CDS encoding 3-oxoacid CoA-transferase subunit A → MIDKRVASCASAVADIKDGDTVMIGGFGEAGSPIELIHALIDHGAKNLTVINNNTGSGRVGLAALIENGQVAKMICSYPRTANSLVFPELYRSGKIDLELVPQGTLAERIRAGGAGIPAFYTKTSVGTPLADGKELRNFEGDDYVMERSLKADFALIKAKQADRYGNLTFNKTARNFAPIMAMAATNTLVQVNNMVELGDLDPENVITPGIFVNALIEVTQPQQESQLVKDGITYPVTKSPVTKTPATKNPTAKNTAQNNVSPSNLEKINVGETQA, encoded by the coding sequence ATGATAGATAAAAGAGTAGCGAGTTGCGCCAGTGCGGTTGCCGATATAAAGGACGGCGATACGGTAATGATTGGTGGTTTTGGTGAAGCAGGTAGCCCAATAGAGTTAATTCACGCATTAATAGATCATGGTGCAAAGAACTTAACCGTCATTAATAACAATACTGGCAGTGGCCGAGTAGGTTTAGCTGCCCTAATTGAAAATGGTCAAGTGGCTAAAATGATCTGCTCCTACCCGCGCACGGCTAATTCTTTAGTTTTTCCCGAGTTATATCGCAGTGGAAAAATTGATCTAGAACTTGTTCCTCAAGGAACGTTAGCCGAACGAATTCGTGCTGGTGGCGCTGGGATCCCTGCTTTTTACACCAAAACATCGGTTGGAACACCACTTGCGGACGGTAAAGAACTGCGAAATTTTGAAGGCGATGATTATGTTATGGAGCGTAGCCTAAAAGCAGATTTCGCTCTTATCAAAGCCAAGCAAGCGGATAGATACGGTAATTTAACCTTTAACAAAACTGCCCGTAACTTTGCGCCAATTATGGCCATGGCAGCAACAAACACCTTAGTGCAAGTTAATAATATGGTTGAATTGGGTGATCTTGATCCCGAAAACGTCATTACCCCCGGCATATTCGTTAATGCGTTAATTGAGGTGACTCAACCTCAACAAGAATCTCAACTAGTGAAAGACGGTATTACTTACCCAGTAACAAAAAGCCCAGTAACAAAAACCCCAGCAACAAAGAATCCGACGGCAAAGAACACTGCACAAAATAACGTTTCACCAAGTAACCTAGAAAAGATAAATGTCGGAGAAACACAAGCATGA